One stretch of Pieris brassicae chromosome 8, ilPieBrab1.1, whole genome shotgun sequence DNA includes these proteins:
- the LOC123713720 gene encoding protein drumstick: MFAVMQIDEDTRDFRRKLRPKCEFVCKYCQRRFTKSYNLMIHERTHKSPELSFSCEVCGKSFKRQDNLRQHRCSQCLWR, from the exons ATGTTCGCCGTGATGCAAATCGACGAAGACACAAGGGACTTCAGGCGTAAACTGCGCCCAAAATGCGAGTTCGTCTGCAAGTATTGCCAACGTCGGTTCACCAAGTCCTATAACCTGATGATTCACGAGAGGACCCACAAGAGCCCGGAGCTGTCTTTCAGTTGCGAGGTCTGCGGGAAGAGTTTCAAAAGGCAGGACAATTTGCGTCAGCACAG ATGTAGTCAATGCTTGTGGCGGTGA